The stretch of DNA AATTTTCAACTCCTTTTTCTATTGTTGGCGTATACTTTCCAAGGGTCATAGAATTAGTATCCACATTATGCAAAGATGCATCACGTATCTGCTTAAAATCTTCTGCAGGTATCTTTCCACCGATTTTACCATCTATAACATTAACACCATCAATACTGTCACCATCCCCACTACCTTTTTTCTTCATGGAGATTTCAGCCTCATTCGAACTCCCACTACTCCTCCCACCTCGAGGAGTATCCGTCTTAGCTAAATGATAAGCTCCAGTTGCATCCTGTACAAGCCCTACTTCTGGCATTCGTACACGGAACCACTCGCGAATGTTGGTTAGTGTTGGTAATTTACCAGGTACATACGTATTAGTACTTGATACAGTAGCGTTAGTACTTGGTGAATCCTTGTCTTGCTTCGGTGCTGCTTGTGCACCAGTCGATTTACTGTTTGGAGTGGAAATGTCTGCTTTAGGACTTGGTTTCCGTATGAACATAAACATTCCCATCGAAATCACATGTGCTATATGTTCTTTTGAATTTGGATCATCCGGATTAAACGCACCCTCAGCAAGATCCACTCCACCCATTGTTACCCAGTTGGCAAAATCCGCAGGCGAATTTAACATGTTTTCACTATACCCTACCATCGAGTTGTAAGTATTCTTTCCGCCATCTAAAGCACCGACGGTTAAATAATTGGCAAAGTCATAAAAAGAATTCATCTTATTATCATTTAATTCTTCAAAATGATTACCTAATCCTTGAACGGTATCTTTCCCTAATTCGTAAGTTGAGTCTACGGTTCTCATAAAGCTAGATCCAAACCTACTTAGAAGGCTCTTATCCTCTTCCACCGGCTTCAAGCGTTCTTCTGGAATATCTCCCACAAAATGATACTTCATAACCCCATCGTGATCCATAAAAGAGCGAACCACTCTTCCGTCTTGCAACGTAAGATAGTTTCCGTAGTATTCACCTTTATAATCGCGTACCGATTGACTGCTTACGACCTTTGCGTCTAGGCTCTTAAACTCGTCTCCCAGCATGACTGGAGATGTCGTATCGACGATAGTTGCTAGGGCACGCATACGGTAATTCATCGTCATACTCATTGTATCATTTAATTGTGCGCGTACAATCGATGCAGCTGTATTTCCCATTGCGAGATAACTAGAGTTGGTTATCGATCGAAAGATGTCTAAAACAAAATCTTTCGGTATGGTTTTTTGTACGAGTCCGGCAATCATTTGCTGATGGACGTCGAGTTGTGTAATGGAGTTTGCTTGGTAACTCGTCATAATCAATTGACGATCTTTTGTTAACGATTGAATGTCAGAGAGGTAATTTTCTAGGAGGTCCACATCGTTTTCCGTAGTTGTTAATTTATGGGTCGCTTCTTGATCAAATTGATGAAGCTTTTCTATGGTTTTATTTACTTTGCTTTCTGTCTTCTCGACACTGTGTATGAATTGATCATCGGATACATCCGACAGATGAATAATATCACGTACCGAACGTAAAATATCATTCGTTTCATCAGTAAGCTGTGCGGTTTGTTCTTTTGCTTTTTTTAATTGACGCTCCATCTCTGATTTCAAGAAGTCTTCATCAATATACGCATGCTCCGAACTATCGAGTTCATACAATAACTGTTGGATTTGCCTAAGTATATCGTGATAGTCTCGAACAATTCCTTCCAAATAGACGGCTAGTGGTGCGTGAATATCTTTATAAAATGCTCTGATGGACGAGGCTGCTTGACCACTAAAATCAGACTCGGTATTTAATATGCCCGTAATTTTTCCGTGTACTTCTGCTACTTGATTTGCTAATTCAGATAATAGCTTTGTCGTCTGTTCAATTCCTTCATGAATCGTTGAAGCCTCTACTGTCTTCATTCTCCTAAATCCTTCCCTCCTACTCCCCCACTAGGACTCGATCATTTCAATTCCTTTTGCAGCCATTCTTTCTTCTTCCTCTAGATTATCTAACGCACGATAAGCTGTAGAAAGATGCTTTGTTGAGATTTCTCGATATCGCTCGGTTAGCTCTTCCAAACGTTGATTTAGCCGATTTATTTTCTCGACTACTTCTACGTTGTTCTTACCGCGAATATCCGCGGTTCCTTCTAGCTTCACCTGATTGACTGCCGATTCATAGTCTTGAAGCTTTTGTTCGACCGGACTTCGATTCAATTTTATCTCACCCATGTCTTCACTCCCTCACCGCTTCAGAATGCACACCTTATTTCATGGTAAAATTTAACTTATTTTTCATCTATTTTTAGTATAAACATCCTTACTTCGGATTCGAAGGGGAATTTTTTACTATTTTTTAAGGATTACGTATATAAAACAGACTTTTGAACTAGTTAGTAAGTATGTTAACGGTCCGAAGCTTCTCTGCCCACAACGCTATCCGTCTTTCTAATGAAGGTATTGCTCCAAATCATTCGCAACTAAAAAGAAAACTAAAACTACCAAATAATTGAATAAAAGTAAATAAATGGTTATAATCCAACTAAATCGTTCTAAACCATCGCTAATGGTTTGCTAGAATTGAACAAGTTTACGAAATAAGTAATTTATAAAAAGGAATAAAAGAGAGGATTACACAGCACATGTTCGTTACATCACAAAATAGACAACCTGAGATAAAAAAGCGCGCCATTTCATTAGATTTAGCACGAGGCACGATCTTATTATTAATTGTACTTGCCCACGCGCCACTTTACTTATACAACGCGGAACCAGGGCTTATGCAAAGAGTCGCAAGTACGAACTTCTTTGATGAAATTGTAAACCTTTTTGGGATATTTTTTATTGATCATCGAGCGAGAGCAATGTTTGCCTTATTGTTAGGGTATGGTTTAGTCTTGTTATTTAATAGCCAACGCTCTAAAGGAAAAAGTGAGAAAGATGCAGCAAAATTGATACGAAGACGTTCCTGGTATTTAATCTTATTCGGTTTCATATTAGCAGTCATCGTAGGCGGACAAGATATCCTGATGGCTTATGGTTTTGCTGGACTTATTGTGAGCACGCTATTAAGTCGGAATCTTAAAGTAATCGTACGATCACTTATCATTATTACACTCATTTACTGTCTTGTGACTCCCATATTATGGGGATTCGGTATGCTAGAATTCAAGAGTTACGGTTTCCCACTAGATCTATCAGCAACAGACACCTATGTAAATCGCACATTATCTCTTTTAGCTACTTTTCCAATCATTCCAATTATCATTCATTTGATGATTCCTATACTCCCATCCGTTTTGATAGGGATATGGTTAGCGAAAAAACAGTTATTGACAAAACCGGAATTACATTTACAATCGCTTAAACTCTTAAGTGTTGTAGGCTTAACTATTTCGCTATTAGGTGCACTACCACTATCCTTCATAGGGAGCGTGTGGCAGCCTAGTTTCTTCGTATCTGGTTTACTATTTGGACTCCATATATTAACTGGAATTGCAGGAGGGGTAGCCTATGCAGCAATTTTTGGTTTAATCGGGGCGAATGTAAAAAAACCCGGTCCTATTAGTAATTCTTTAAAGGCTCTAGGAAAGCGTTCATTAACATTTTACATATGGAACGAGGCGATGCTTGTTCTATTCTTATCACCAGTAGCACTTGATTTAGCAGGAACCGTCAATAACGGAATAGCCGCTCTTATTGCTGTGGGTATTTGGGTGTTTTCCATTTTGATGGCCACTTTATTAGAGAAAAACAATATGAATGGTCCATTGGAAGTTGTAATGAGGCGAATGATGTATAAAAATGCATAAAATTAATAACGAGGTTGAGACAAAAGAAACGTTTGACTAATAAAACCGATTCATTCGGAATTATCTTTTGTGTAAATGCTTTTGTCCCAACCCCGCCTTTCGTTTTTTAGAGCATTCGTATATGAACTCCAAAGAAGAATACTACGCTTACTTACTTCAGATCCTTCACGCCTGTTTCCAATACTTCCATCTGAAGCAGTGTCTGTTCGTCTGTGATTGTTTTGTCCTTACCATGAATGACAGCTTCATATAAATCATCATATACACGTCCATAATCGCCATGAACGGATGGTACTTTCTCTTCATGAACGGTACCTTCCTCATCAACATAGGTCAGCACGCCATATTGATCGAGCGTATCGATACCAAAATCCTTATTATCCGGCATGTAAAATAACTTCAAATGCTCTTCCTGACGATCTTTTGTTTGCTTCACGAAGCTGCCTTTCTTTCCGTGAATAACAAAGCTTGGTCTTTCTTTCAGTCTAAAATAACTGGATTTCACCGATACTTTTAAACCGTCGTAAAACAAATCAAGATCAAAGTAATCATTCATTCTCCCTTGTCCTAATAACTGTCTTACATCATAGTGGATGTGATCGGGTTTGCCGAAATAGCTGAAGACCTGATCGAGTGTATGGCACCCATGCCCATATAAAAAGGACGCAGCAGGATCAAAGGTATCCGCAGATTCAGGTACTTCGGGACGATAGTAGTCGTAATGCATTTCCACTTCTAAAAGATCCCCAAGTTTCCCTTCTTCGATCACTTTTTGCACGGTTAAGAAATCACTGTCAAATCGTCTATTTTGATAAGCTTGGACAACTAATCCTTTTTCTTTTGCCAGTGCAAATATTTCTTTTGCCTGCTCAGAAGTCTCCATAAATGGCTTTTCTACTAAACAATGCTTGTTATGTTCAAGGACACTTTTTGTGTATTCATAATGGCTGTCATGCTTTGTGCAGACAACAATCAGTTGAATATCCTCATCCTGTAATAATTCATCTATATCCGAAGTATAATGCACCCCGTCAATTTTGCCCCAGCTATCGCGATCAGGGTTTCTGCGATAAATGGTTTTCACCTTGATATTATCTCTTTGCAATACGAACGGCAGATGATATCGGTTCGTACTTTTGCCATTGCCAATATAGCCTATGTTAAGCATAGCCAGCCTCCTAAAATGTTACGTATATATACTATTTTTTGTTACTTCACCCATTTTATCCGATGAACCAGAATAAAAGCACAAGCGCCCGTTTATTACCATATGTCCTGCGTTCCTGAAACACAAGAAAAATACCTCCTTAGCTTGATAGGACTATCATACAAGGAGGTACTTATCTATTTGAGCCAATCTCAATTATTTCTTACATTAATCCGATAACGTGGAATACTATACCTACTACGAACAATCCAAGAATCATAATGATTGGAGAAACTTTCTTCCTTAGCAGCCACATACATAGAAGTGTAAGTAGCAAACCAGCTAAACCAGGAATTAAGCTATCCAGGTTGTCCTGTAAGGTCGTCACATCGGTCTGGGTCAGTGATCGACCCTGTTCTTGCTGAATCAGCGCGGTTCGAATTCCTTCCGCTCCTGAAGGTAAGCTTTCCCAATCGATATAGGCACCTTCGTCCAATTGAACCTCGGATACGGTCGGAGCAAATGAGACAGCTACCCACCTATTTACTAAAGCACCGAGGATGAACATACCGAGTATCGAAGCACCTTTGGTTATATCCTGTAGTAATCCGCCCGATAAGTCCTCGGTAATTTTCGAGCCAGCTTTGTAACCAAGTTCCTGAGAATACCATTTGAAGCCCATACGAATAAGATTCCATAATACAAAGTAAAGAATCGGTCCGAGTATGTTACCACTAAGCGCAAGCGAAGCCGCTAATGCACCAAGGATTGGTTTTACTGTGAACCAGAACATTGGATCCCCAATACCTGCTAGAGGTCCCATCATACCAACTTTTACACCTTGAATTGCCTTGTTATCCACTGGCGCGCCGTTTGCCCGTTCTTCTTCAAGCGCTAACGTTACACCAATAATCGGAGAAGCTACATATGGATGAGTATTAAAGAATTCCAAATGACGTTGTAGTGCTGCAGCACGATCTTCTTTTGTTTTATACAATCTCTTGATGGCAGGAATCATGGAAAATGCCCAACCACCGTTTTGCATACGTTCATAGTTCCAAGAACCCTGAATGAACGTGGATCGCCACCAAATCGCAATCCGATCTCTTTTTGTTAATTTCAATTCTTCTCGAGCCATTTTTAGTCCCTCCTTTTTAGTAGTTATCTATGATTTCACCTAGCGGATCACCAGTGTTTCCGTTTCCACCATTACCAGAACCGCCTTGTTTTGTAAGTGCTAAATAAATCAATGCAAGAGCCACACCGATACCACCAAGACCCATTAGAGTAATAGATGGAATAGTAGCTAATACGAAACCAATTGCAAAGAAAGGCCATACTTCTTTTGTCGCCATCATGTTAATAACCATTGCATAACCAACAGCTACTACCATTCCACCGCCGACTGCTAGACCGTCTGTTAACCAAGAAGGCATAGATTGAAGTAAATCTCTAACCGGACCTGCACCAATTGCCAAAATTAACGCGGCTGGAATTGCGATACGCAACCCTTGCATACAAATCGCTACAATATGCCAAAAGTCGATCCTTCGTATATTTCCTTCTTTAGCCGCGGCATCCATTAAATGGACCAAACCGGTTGCAATCGTTCGAACGATGATTGTTAATAATAGACCTGCAACTGCAAGTGGTACTGCGATTGCGATTGCAGAAGATACACCAGATTCTCCCTGGCCACCTAAAACGAGTATAATTGCCGATGCAATAGATGCTAGTGCAGCATCCGGAGCTACAGCGGCTCCAATGTTCGCCCAACCTAAAGCGATTAATTGTAAGGTACCACCTAAGATAAGACAAGGTACTACTTCTCCTGTAACTAAACCGATTAGTGTACAGGCAATGATTGGCTGATGGAAGTGGAATTCATCCAAGATTCCTTCTACACCAGCTAAAAATGCTACAATAATAATTAATATTATTTGAATAATAGTTAATTCCATAATCATTAATCCTCCTTTTTTTACTGATGATTAGGATTATCTCTGTCTATCTAGCTCTGACTGAGCCCTTCTCATAATCTCATCCATATTACCTCTGGAATCGTTCGGTACTTTACGTACGTCGAATGACAATCCATGTTCTTTTAGCTTTTTAAATGCGTCGAGATCCGCTTGGCTAAAGGCCAATACTTTATTCGGCTGCACCTTACCAGTCGAGTGAGCCATCGAACCAACATTGATTGTTTCTAATGGAACACCGCCTTCTACTGCTTTAAGCACATCATGCGGATTTTCAAAAAGCAGTAATGCTCGCTGACCGCCAAAATGTTTATCATCTTTGGCAAGTTCAATCATTTTATTAATCGGAACAACGTGTGCCTTCACCCCTGATGGAGCAGCTTGCTGAATTAATTTCTTACGCAATTCATCCTTCGCTACTTCATCCGATACAACGATGATACGAGTAGGCAGTGTGTTCTTTGTCCACGCAGTCGCTACTTGTCCATGCAGCAAGCGAGAGTCAATACGGGCTAGTACATATTCAAATTTACCAGGAGCACCTGTATTCACCTGCTGAGCAGTATCTGCAGCAGCATCTGCTGGCTCTAATTCTTCCGGTTTTACCTTCACCGCTTCTTTTGCTGTGTCTAAAATATGTACAGCAATTTCATGCGCTGATTCCTTGGAAAAGCGTGTCGCAAAAGCTTCAATCAACATAGCTAAGTTTAATCCAGCAACGATCGCCCATTTATCTTGATGCGCTTCCATTAAACTGCTTGCTTGGTTGAAAGGAGTACCACCCCAAAGATCGACTAAGAATAAAACTTCGTCTTGATTGTCAAAAGAGGCAATTGCTTTTTCCATTTTTGCCCTTACATCATCAGGGCCTTCGCTCGGCATCAATGTAACAGCTTCTACATTCTCTTGTTTTCCAAAGATCATCTCTCCAGATTGCAAGATACCCTCGGCAAATTCACCATGAGTAGCAATGATAATTCCTACCATCTTTTTTACCTCCCTATTTTTATTATATAAACTCACATAAACATGGTATCCCTAAAGTATATTTTATTCCCTTATCTAGGGCGGCTATACTTTTGATTAGAAAAAAAGGCATGAGTAAAAGATGACTAAATAAAGGTAGGGGAAACAAAAGTACCCTGACCCTCTCTTTAATCCATACTTTTCACTCATGCCTGATCGAATCAGTAACACGTAAAATAATAAAGATAGCTATTTAATGTTGTTTGAAACCGTTTTAATTTTACCGCCAAAATAATCATTAAAAAAACTTTAAAGATTTCCTTAGGAAAATTATATCACAGCGATTTTACCGCTTCAAGAAAATTTTTTACGAGAATCGACCCATTCATGGTAATGAGTGATGATTCCATTTTCTCAAACAACATGGCTTTTTGTAAAGCCCGTCTCGCATGTGTACATTATTTTTTTGATTTACTCTTCAAATTGCGTTTGATAACATCAAAGAACCCTAATGATTGAATCATACGATTCGGATCAACATATTCACGAGTAGCCCGTAATACTTTCTTTGGATCTTTTGAAGAAAAAGTAAACGTCCCATTTTTCTTCGTTTGGATAGCATAACGCGGAATCCACTTCCCTTTGAATAGAACCGAAGCAATCACATAATCTACTTCTTCCCAAGGAATTTGAATAAATTTACGCGAGTCACGTTTATTGTAGAACTCAAACCCTTTATCTCCAATCATGATTTGGCCATAGTCTGTCATATTTATATGTGAGGTCGCATCAATCACTAAATCGACCTTTGTATTAATGGATTGAACCATCTGATATACCCCATTTCTTTCACGCTTCACTTACTCATTATTATACACATTGTACCACTTTAAGCAAAAATACTTTGGGGAATTTGATGCAGTTTTTACATAAAAGCGGACGAGACGGTTACTTATTGAGAGTCATATTAAAGACACTCTATCAAGACTGCATCAGCCAACGATGGGCCTCAGCAAACAGCGGTCCCCACGTGGATTCATGATGTGTTCCATCCGGAATGACGTCAAATCGAATTCTGCTTTCTTCTCCACCTGCTGAAATCAGCTTCTGACGAGCAAGCGTAACGTGCTCACAAGCAATTCGGTTAAAATCTGGATTATCCGTCTCCTGTTCACCGATGCTCAGATAAATTCTCATTGTAGGGGAGATCTCCGACTGTTCGATCAAACGGATAATTGCACCGCTGTCCTGCCACATCACAAAAGAAAATCCACTCACTCGATTGAACTGATCAGGATAACGCAAGGCAGTATAAAGCGATATGTATGCACCGAATGAACTGCCACCAATCATCGTATGTTCCGGCGCGGAAAGAGTGCGGTAATGCTGATCGATATAGGGCTTAAGCGTCTCCGAAAGAAACGCAGCATAAGCCTCCCCTTTGCCACAGAAACCATATTCCGGATTTATCGTAAAATTATATTCATTGTTGCGCTGGTCGCCTCCATGATCAATAGCGACCACGATCGTCTCAAGTGCAGGTTCATCCAACGTCATTTGCTCCAACGTCTCATCGACACCCCACTGGGTCCCCCAAGATGTTGCTTGATTAAATACATTTTGCCCATCATGCATATATAGAACGGGATACTTTCTATCGCTTTCATGATAGCTTCTTGGCAAGTAAATCCATACTCGCCTCTCCGTCTCGAGCTGTGGAATTGGAAAAGCATCGATTATCCGGACATCACCAGTAATGGTATGTGCTGAGTTGTCGGTTAAAACTTCTTTCCATGGCATGGCAGTAGTAGTTTTTAACATATTGGTCTCTCCTAGGTTTTTTTACATATTAGTTTAGCACATGATGTTGCAGCTTTCGTGTTTACTTGTGGTAAGGTTCACCGCATGTTATCTAAGTGAGGGTTAGTACCTATTTGAGTTTATTTATGGCAATATAAAATTTCATTTCTACATTAATAATCTTCCATATACTCTTTTATTTTAACTTTTTTTATTCTTTCTTTATAACCTTCAATATTCGCTTGAATCCATCTTTTATGTCTCAGAAGTTTGATGCCAGTTAAGCTTTTATCAATAAGTTTTAATAACTCAATTTTCTCTTCTAATACCGGAACTTCACTTCCACTCCAAGAAAAAAAGGGCGGGGATAATGGTATTTTGCAAAACAAGTCAAATGAATCGTTGCTTTCCAATAAATGAACTATATATTTCGCCTTGTTTTCTTTATTGAAACTAGCTATAGCATAGAACAACAACGTAATATTCTCTTCATCAAAGCTCCATAAAGAAATTTTCTCTCTTAACCACGAATCACGTCTTTCAATAGTTACTTCTTCCTTTGGGCCCAATAATAAGTTCGTTATTATCGATACTGTATCATAAAAGTTACTTTTCGACTGATTAAATATAAGAGAGATTACTCTATCAAGTATTAACTGCCAATTATCTCCTTCCCATATAAAAGATAAATCAATATCTCTTAAAGTTTTATTTTGACTTTTTAATGTTTGTTCCAGAAAGTGTTCTATTATATTTATGTCAAAATCAATAAATTGTTTTAAGATTAATAACTCCTCGTCTATATTAGAGTCAATTTCTAATAATTTGAGGTAAGCACTTTTTAATGTATTTAAATTATTTCGAAACAAGAAAAATAACTCTTTATTAATTTCAGAGAATGGATTAAATAAATTACTTAAAGTTCTTTGAATAGTGATATCTTTATGTCTCAATGTGCTTTTAGTCACATTCACAAATACATCTTCATCAATTTCTAAATAGCTTTTCAAAAAGTCCAAATCTATTAGATATCCAGTCATTTCTATCTGATCTTCATTAAAGTAATCATATATTTTATTAAGATTATCTAAATTAGGTTTTTCCTCAGATATAACTCTAAGAAAACAATATATCCAATAACTTTGACCATAGAATTTATTTTCACTTAATAACATTACTATGTCATTATCATCTATCGTACTTCTTAATTTATTTATAATAGGAATTGGATATAAATTCACATGGTAATCTCGAGAAATGTACGTTCTAATAATGTTCACCATAAGATCCTCTTTAGCATTTTCTAAAAGAGTACCGAAGCTATTAAAAATTGGATTTATTTCATTATGGAAAATATCGTTATCTACAATGCTATCTAAAATTTGAAAAACAACATTGAATTCTTGAGTATCGAACCCTTTTGCCATATCAACTAACATTTGCTTTTTTTCCAATACTCTTTCTCGATAATTAGGTCTAAAAGTATCTTGTGCCAATATTTTATAGACCTTATATTTTTCAGAACTTAATTTATCTCTTAAATAACTCTCTAATTCTAAGTCTTGTTTTAATAAAAAGTCATTTATTCTATTAAATATAA from Oceanobacillus iheyensis HTE831 encodes:
- a CDS encoding PTS mannose/fructose/sorbose transporter subunit IIC — translated: MELTIIQIILIIIVAFLAGVEGILDEFHFHQPIIACTLIGLVTGEVVPCLILGGTLQLIALGWANIGAAVAPDAALASIASAIILVLGGQGESGVSSAIAIAVPLAVAGLLLTIIVRTIATGLVHLMDAAAKEGNIRRIDFWHIVAICMQGLRIAIPAALILAIGAGPVRDLLQSMPSWLTDGLAVGGGMVVAVGYAMVINMMATKEVWPFFAIGFVLATIPSITLMGLGGIGVALALIYLALTKQGGSGNGGNGNTGDPLGEIIDNY
- a CDS encoding oxidoreductase: MLNIGYIGNGKSTNRYHLPFVLQRDNIKVKTIYRRNPDRDSWGKIDGVHYTSDIDELLQDEDIQLIVVCTKHDSHYEYTKSVLEHNKHCLVEKPFMETSEQAKEIFALAKEKGLVVQAYQNRRFDSDFLTVQKVIEEGKLGDLLEVEMHYDYYRPEVPESADTFDPAASFLYGHGCHTLDQVFSYFGKPDHIHYDVRQLLGQGRMNDYFDLDLFYDGLKVSVKSSYFRLKERPSFVIHGKKGSFVKQTKDRQEEHLKLFYMPDNKDFGIDTLDQYGVLTYVDEEGTVHEEKVPSVHGDYGRVYDDLYEAVIHGKDKTITDEQTLLQMEVLETGVKDLK
- a CDS encoding PTS system mannose/fructose/sorbose family transporter subunit IID, which encodes MAREELKLTKRDRIAIWWRSTFIQGSWNYERMQNGGWAFSMIPAIKRLYKTKEDRAAALQRHLEFFNTHPYVASPIIGVTLALEEERANGAPVDNKAIQGVKVGMMGPLAGIGDPMFWFTVKPILGALAASLALSGNILGPILYFVLWNLIRMGFKWYSQELGYKAGSKITEDLSGGLLQDITKGASILGMFILGALVNRWVAVSFAPTVSEVQLDEGAYIDWESLPSGAEGIRTALIQQEQGRSLTQTDVTTLQDNLDSLIPGLAGLLLTLLCMWLLRKKVSPIIMILGLFVVGIVFHVIGLM
- a CDS encoding mannose/fructose/sorbose PTS transporter subunit IIA — encoded protein: MVGIIIATHGEFAEGILQSGEMIFGKQENVEAVTLMPSEGPDDVRAKMEKAIASFDNQDEVLFLVDLWGGTPFNQASSLMEAHQDKWAIVAGLNLAMLIEAFATRFSKESAHEIAVHILDTAKEAVKVKPEELEPADAAADTAQQVNTGAPGKFEYVLARIDSRLLHGQVATAWTKNTLPTRIIVVSDEVAKDELRKKLIQQAAPSGVKAHVVPINKMIELAKDDKHFGGQRALLLFENPHDVLKAVEGGVPLETINVGSMAHSTGKVQPNKVLAFSQADLDAFKKLKEHGLSFDVRKVPNDSRGNMDEIMRRAQSELDRQR
- a CDS encoding alpha/beta hydrolase: MLKTTTAMPWKEVLTDNSAHTITGDVRIIDAFPIPQLETERRVWIYLPRSYHESDRKYPVLYMHDGQNVFNQATSWGTQWGVDETLEQMTLDEPALETIVVAIDHGGDQRNNEYNFTINPEYGFCGKGEAYAAFLSETLKPYIDQHYRTLSAPEHTMIGGSSFGAYISLYTALRYPDQFNRVSGFSFVMWQDSGAIIRLIEQSEISPTMRIYLSIGEQETDNPDFNRIACEHVTLARQKLISAGGEESRIRFDVIPDGTHHESTWGPLFAEAHRWLMQS
- a CDS encoding ribonuclease YeeF family protein, with the translated sequence MKTVEASTIHEGIEQTTKLLSELANQVAEVHGKITGILNTESDFSGQAASSIRAFYKDIHAPLAVYLEGIVRDYHDILRQIQQLLYELDSSEHAYIDEDFLKSEMERQLKKAKEQTAQLTDETNDILRSVRDIIHLSDVSDDQFIHSVEKTESKVNKTIEKLHQFDQEATHKLTTTENDVDLLENYLSDIQSLTKDRQLIMTSYQANSITQLDVHQQMIAGLVQKTIPKDFVLDIFRSITNSSYLAMGNTAASIVRAQLNDTMSMTMNYRMRALATIVDTTSPVMLGDEFKSLDAKVVSSQSVRDYKGEYYGNYLTLQDGRVVRSFMDHDGVMKYHFVGDIPEERLKPVEEDKSLLSRFGSSFMRTVDSTYELGKDTVQGLGNHFEELNDNKMNSFYDFANYLTVGALDGGKNTYNSMVGYSENMLNSPADFANWVTMGGVDLAEGAFNPDDPNSKEHIAHVISMGMFMFIRKPSPKADISTPNSKSTGAQAAPKQDKDSPSTNATVSSTNTYVPGKLPTLTNIREWFRVRMPEVGLVQDATGAYHLAKTDTPRGGRSSGSSNEAEISMKKKGSGDGDSIDGVNVIDGKIGGKIPAEDFKQIRDASLHNVDTNSMTLGKYTPTIEKGVENWGKAGSDSYIGKAGKDSMYFDLGSEWGTIQKKYALTDDEMFNYFNIPALDDAVMSGKQIRFSHNPGLKIYEESYLAQEWKYLQSKYGFDELIKEGDVWIAN
- a CDS encoding YwqI/YxiC family protein, producing the protein MGEIKLNRSPVEQKLQDYESAVNQVKLEGTADIRGKNNVEVVEKINRLNQRLEELTERYREISTKHLSTAYRALDNLEEEERMAAKGIEMIES
- a CDS encoding DUF418 domain-containing protein — protein: MFVTSQNRQPEIKKRAISLDLARGTILLLIVLAHAPLYLYNAEPGLMQRVASTNFFDEIVNLFGIFFIDHRARAMFALLLGYGLVLLFNSQRSKGKSEKDAAKLIRRRSWYLILFGFILAVIVGGQDILMAYGFAGLIVSTLLSRNLKVIVRSLIIITLIYCLVTPILWGFGMLEFKSYGFPLDLSATDTYVNRTLSLLATFPIIPIIIHLMIPILPSVLIGIWLAKKQLLTKPELHLQSLKLLSVVGLTISLLGALPLSFIGSVWQPSFFVSGLLFGLHILTGIAGGVAYAAIFGLIGANVKKPGPISNSLKALGKRSLTFYIWNEAMLVLFLSPVALDLAGTVNNGIAALIAVGIWVFSILMATLLEKNNMNGPLEVVMRRMMYKNA
- a CDS encoding DUF956 family protein, which gives rise to MVQSINTKVDLVIDATSHINMTDYGQIMIGDKGFEFYNKRDSRKFIQIPWEEVDYVIASVLFKGKWIPRYAIQTKKNGTFTFSSKDPKKVLRATREYVDPNRMIQSLGFFDVIKRNLKSKSKK